In Etheostoma cragini isolate CJK2018 chromosome 9, CSU_Ecrag_1.0, whole genome shotgun sequence, the following are encoded in one genomic region:
- the ushbp1 gene encoding colorectal mutant cancer protein, with protein sequence MEDSCLVRCDSLDAGSGRDRELMTSVHHITLDPEGSEPTANLEPSPAELAQCEADVGTLLSIIAELNKKMGSLKAPSEPGDLRPPGHSRPLVPDLLSHRVARSSQERKTACAATSKPPLTDRGGDGVVWTKLQEVLTSVEDSVSCKRSWAAPITASDQDKHREHLRAAQESWVKATQILEEMEIEFGISCPPGLPKKQYQEAKLDLEKRDSALRCTFQSPQEELERAQSTVSQMEEEKNKLVGLHKAWRPGNCSPSYRPTAGALSPDRASPPFPCSPLLYRRAARAVTPLSVGEDSSPVGSGNSCSPCRSPISLESETERLNRCIERLRARNERLTAALEQTKGESEKISITLHRLEANCSALQMALSYCEECEEAYSELLSLYDAKKQHSIPLQTDSAEVVGESQQPDGQSAQLVKMGTEELSTSFSTAGVTEGTETKSHTGHRTPELVGREAVLRQQIERLKRERAAICLPKPSPGVEGKMSPETGHLADTKKEKASLFYELISVREEMSDLRALIRLKEKELRCLEWGFMAQKAQESAGAFAPERLREEMEDRKTEQQKLCENVAELGSDGDIADPRTRPILKELQAVLQREQALKKRLAFVQDSLNTALSDSTPHRRDNGEQIARLTQAHSKALSSYRQIRRKYREQVWRLEQKVAAMTGSHHHQSGAHKAAGEALEWRREETVL encoded by the exons ATGGAG GATTCTTGTCTGGTTCGATGTGACAGCCTGGATGCTGGGTCAGGGAGGGACAGGGAGTTGATGACCTCCGTCCACCATATAACCCTTGACCCTGAGGGTTCTGAGCCCACAGCAAACCTCGAACCTTCGCCAGCAGAACTGGCTCAGTGTGAGGCTGACGTGGGCACATTGCTTAGCATCATTGCTGAACTGAACAAGAAGATGGGATCATTAAAGGCACCAAG TGAACCAGGGGACCTGAGACCACCAGGACACTCCAGGCCTCTAGTTCCAGACCTCCTTTCCCACAGGGTGGCCAGAAGCAGCCAAGAGAGGAAGACTGCCTGTGCTGCCACTTCTAAACCTCCTCTAACTGACAGAG GGGGCGATGGTGTAGTGTGGACTAAACTCCAGGAGGTTTTAACATCAGTAGAGGACTCTGTCAGCTGTAAAAGGTCCTGGGCTGCCCCCATAACAGCTTCTGatcaagacaaacacagagagcatCTGAGAGCAGCCCAGGAGAGCTGGGTTAAGGCCACTCAG ATATTGGAGGAGATGGAAATAGAGTTTGGGATTTCATGCCCACCAGGCCTGCCAAAAAAACAGTATCAGGAGGCCAAACTGGATCTGGAGAAGCGAGACTCTGCTCTCAGATGCACCTTTCAGAGTCcccaggaggagctggagagagCACAAAGCACTGTCAGccagatggaggaggagaagaacaaG CTGGTTGGTCTCCATAAGGCCTGGAGGCCAGGCAATTGCTCTCCTTCCTATCGGCCCACTGCAGGGGCTCTTAGTCCAGACCGGGCTTCTCCTCCCTTCCCTTGTTCACCGTTACTCTACAGAAGAGCAGCCAGAGCTGTAACACCTCTGTCTGTGGGTGAGGATAGTTCTCCAGTAGGCTCTGGTAACTCATGTAGTCCTTGTCGTAGCCCCATCAGCCTGGAGTCTGAGACAGAACGACTGAACAG GTGCATTGAGCGGCTGAGGGCCAGAAATGAACGGCTGACTGCAGCTCTGGAGCAAACGAAGGGAGAGTCCGAAAAGATCAGTATTACACTACACAGACTTGAAGCTAACTGCTCTGCCCTGCAGATGGCTCTCAGCTACTG TGAGGAGTGTGAAGAGGCCTACAGCGAGCTGCTGTCACTTTATGATGCCAAGAAGCAGCATAGCATTCCTCTGCAGACAGACTCAGCAG AGGTGGTTGGTGAAAGCCAGCAGCCAGACGGTCAATCAGCTCAGCTCGTAAAAATGGGAACCGAGGAGCTGTCCACCTCCTTCTCAACAGCCGGAGTCACAGAGGGGACGGAAACAAAGAGTCACACAGGGCACAG GACACCTGAGCTGGTGGGGCGAGAGGCTGTTCTCCGTCAGCAAATTGAGCGCCTGAAGAGGGAGCGGGCGGCCATTTGTCTTCCTAAACCGAGTCCAGGAGTTGAGGGGAAAATGAGCCCCGAAACTGGTCACCTGGCtgatacaaaaaaagagaaggctTCTCTCTTCTATGAACTCATCTCTGTCAGG GAGGAGATGTCAGATCTGCGAGCTCTAATCCGACTCAAGGAGAAAGAGCTGAGGTGTTTGGAGTGGGGTTTTATGGCCCAGAAGGCCCAAGAATCAGCTGGAGCTTTTGCACCAGAACGCCTCAGAGAAGAGATGGAGGATCGTAAGACCGAACAACAG AAGCTCTGTGAAAATGTGGCTGAACTGGGAAGTGATGGGGACATCGCTGATCCTAGAACCAGACCCATTCTGAAAGAGCTGCAGGCCGTCCTGCAAAG AGAACAAGCCCTTAAGAAGAGACTGGCTTTTGTCCAAGATTCACTTAACACAGCTCTGTCAGACAGCACCCCGCACAGGAGGGACAATGGAGAGCAGATTGCTCGGCTCACACAAGCTCACAG TAAAGCCTTGAGTTCGTACCGGCAGATTCGCAGGAAGTACCGGGAGCAAGTTTGGAGGCTGGAGCAGAAAGTGGCGGCCATGACAGGGAGTCACCACCACCAGAGTGGAGCTCACAAAGCTGCAGGGGAAGCCTTGGAGTGGAGGAGGGAAGAGACTGTTCTGTGA